The Algoriphagus sp. TR-M9 genome has a window encoding:
- a CDS encoding GNAT family N-acetyltransferase: MIEITPATQDDLKYVQSIANQTWPDTFGEILSPEQIDYMLKWMYSLDTLEKQQNKGHLFYLAEENGQKMGFTGIEINQGPGKTKIHKIYILPSAQGKGVGKKLIQKIKEVALAKDQKSLLLNVNKYNEGAIAFYEYLGFKKIKEEVIDIGNGYVMDDFVFELKL; encoded by the coding sequence ATGATTGAGATTACACCTGCAACCCAAGACGACCTGAAATATGTCCAAAGCATCGCCAATCAAACCTGGCCAGATACTTTTGGGGAAATTTTAAGTCCTGAGCAAATCGATTATATGCTAAAATGGATGTATAGCCTGGATACTCTGGAGAAACAACAAAACAAGGGACACCTGTTTTATTTGGCTGAGGAAAATGGTCAAAAAATGGGATTCACCGGAATTGAGATCAATCAAGGGCCTGGCAAAACCAAGATCCATAAAATCTACATTCTTCCAAGCGCCCAGGGAAAAGGAGTAGGAAAGAAATTGATTCAGAAGATCAAAGAAGTTGCGCTGGCAAAAGATCAGAAAAGTCTACTTTTGAATGTCAATAAATACAACGAGGGTGCGATCGCCTTTTACGAGTATTTGGGATTTAAGAAAATAAAAGAAGAAGTCATCGACATTGGCAATGGCTATGTGATGGATGATTTTGTGTTTGAGTTGAAGCTTTAA
- the truA gene encoding tRNA pseudouridine(38-40) synthase TruA encodes MQSRPFSFLFSISYFGARYKGWAPQPNQPTVQRRLERVLRHVLGHEDFSLIGASRTDSGVSCVGGFVQIFLREKVEMDSLLLELNVHLPQDIQLNSVQEVPIDFNLIQSVRQKTYRFYFSNSNDFHPFASAFLLNVAGDLNWEKMKEACELFIGEHNFKGFCRPSENKTDYLRKVISARIASSNELLGQFFPDEIFYFEITGTGFLHHQVRMMMYAIWQIGKGEMELTEIANRFESPGSFEKLPPAPANGLVLWETFLNNL; translated from the coding sequence TTGCAATCTCGCCCATTTTCCTTCCTTTTTTCCATTTCCTATTTTGGTGCCCGATATAAAGGTTGGGCACCTCAGCCCAATCAGCCCACAGTTCAGCGAAGATTGGAGCGCGTGCTACGGCATGTATTGGGGCATGAGGATTTTTCCTTAATTGGTGCAAGTCGGACTGATTCTGGGGTTTCTTGCGTAGGTGGATTTGTTCAGATTTTCCTTCGTGAAAAGGTTGAGATGGATTCGCTTTTGCTCGAGCTCAATGTGCATTTGCCTCAGGATATTCAGCTTAATTCAGTGCAAGAGGTTCCCATAGACTTCAATTTGATCCAGTCAGTACGGCAGAAAACTTACCGTTTCTATTTCTCGAATTCCAATGATTTTCATCCTTTTGCTTCGGCTTTCCTTCTCAATGTTGCAGGAGATTTGAACTGGGAAAAAATGAAGGAAGCTTGTGAATTATTTATTGGAGAGCATAATTTCAAAGGTTTCTGTAGACCTTCCGAAAACAAGACAGACTATCTCCGAAAAGTAATTTCAGCAAGGATCGCAAGCTCAAATGAATTGCTGGGGCAGTTTTTTCCCGATGAGATTTTTTACTTCGAAATCACTGGGACGGGTTTTTTGCATCACCAGGTTCGCATGATGATGTATGCCATTTGGCAAATAGGAAAAGGAGAGATGGAATTGACTGAGATTGCCAATCGATTTGAATCTCCTGGATCATTTGAAAAATTACCTCCTGCCCCTGCAAATGGATTGGTGCTTTGGGAGACCTTTCTGAATAACCTTTGA
- a CDS encoding CehA/McbA family metallohydrolase domain-containing protein has translation MKNLPLLCVLSALIFVSCKPGEKVEKPSKQWYKGNLHTHSYWSDGDDYPEMIMDWYKSHEYDFVVLSDHNTLAQGEKWKLIPRSPSHEMGFEKYLDKYGDQVVYREDSAGRVEVKLKTLAEYAPMFEEEGEFLIIQSQELTESFESKPLHMNVTNIQQLIPAEGGNSIPEILQNGLDRVKAQRDSTGIPMFLHLNHPNFIWAITPEDIIQLEGERFFEVYNGHPQVNNYGDSLRPSMEVLWDKVQAAYLQAGKPLLYGLAVDDAHNYHVFDQNSSNPGRGWVMVLSESLAPASLIEAMEKGDFYSTTGVTMNEINFDGETLSVAVQPENGVAYTIQFFGTKKSNPSESGVLLKDIKGVTGDYTLEVDDMYVRAKIISSKPKENPYQIGDKEVAWTQPVVAN, from the coding sequence ATGAAAAATCTCCCTCTGCTTTGTGTGCTTTCTGCTTTAATTTTTGTTTCCTGTAAACCTGGAGAGAAAGTTGAGAAACCTTCCAAACAATGGTACAAAGGCAATCTCCACACGCATTCCTATTGGTCGGACGGGGATGATTACCCGGAGATGATCATGGATTGGTATAAGTCGCATGAGTATGATTTTGTGGTTTTATCTGATCATAACACGCTGGCGCAAGGCGAAAAGTGGAAGTTGATTCCGAGATCTCCTTCACATGAAATGGGCTTTGAGAAGTACTTGGATAAATATGGTGATCAAGTCGTTTATCGGGAAGATTCAGCCGGAAGAGTGGAGGTAAAGTTGAAAACCTTGGCAGAGTATGCTCCGATGTTTGAGGAAGAAGGTGAGTTTTTGATCATTCAATCTCAGGAGTTGACAGAGAGTTTTGAGAGCAAACCGCTTCATATGAATGTCACGAATATTCAGCAATTGATTCCGGCGGAAGGAGGGAATTCAATTCCGGAAATCTTGCAAAATGGCTTAGACAGGGTGAAAGCCCAGCGGGATTCTACAGGAATTCCTATGTTTTTGCACCTCAATCACCCGAATTTTATCTGGGCCATTACGCCGGAAGATATCATCCAATTGGAAGGAGAGCGATTTTTTGAAGTTTATAACGGTCATCCCCAGGTAAATAATTACGGAGATTCTCTAAGACCCAGTATGGAGGTGCTTTGGGACAAAGTGCAGGCAGCATATTTACAAGCAGGGAAACCATTGCTTTATGGCTTGGCTGTTGATGATGCGCACAATTACCATGTTTTTGATCAAAATAGCAGTAACCCCGGTCGGGGTTGGGTGATGGTTTTATCTGAAAGTTTGGCCCCTGCTTCTTTAATCGAGGCAATGGAAAAGGGTGATTTTTATTCCACAACTGGCGTTACCATGAATGAGATCAATTTCGATGGTGAGACTTTATCCGTTGCTGTTCAACCGGAAAATGGGGTGGCCTATACCATCCAGTTCTTTGGAACAAAAAAATCTAATCCTTCTGAAAGTGGAGTTCTTTTGAAAGACATTAAAGGTGTGACTGGAGATTATACGCTTGAGGTAGATGATATGTACGTTCGCGCCAAAATCATTTCCTCCAAACCTAAGGAGAACCCCTATCAGATCGGTGATAAAGAAGTTGCCTGGACACAGCCAGTCGTAGCGAATTGA
- the leuB gene encoding 3-isopropylmalate dehydrogenase produces MEMNIALLPGDGIGPEVIDQAVKVVKAVGQKFGHQINFTEGVVGAAAIDATGEPYPDSTHEVAAASDAVLFGAIGDPKYDNDPKAKVRPEQGLLLMRQKLGLFANVRPTFTFPSLVHKSPLKLERVEGVDFVFFRELTGGVYFGEPRGRNEQGTKAFDTNMYSKEEITRLARMGFEAAQKRRKLLTCVDKANVMATSRLWRETVQELAPEYPDVKVEYEFVDAVAMRLIQWPKAYDVLITENLFGDILTDEASVISGSMGLMPSASLGTSIKLFEPIHGSYPQAAGKDIANPLATVLSAAMMFEYAFDLKEEAQAISDVVNLSLSEGYATEDIADGGPSYKTSEVGDWLAAKILA; encoded by the coding sequence ATGGAAATGAATATCGCACTATTGCCGGGTGATGGCATAGGACCAGAAGTTATTGATCAGGCAGTAAAGGTGGTGAAAGCCGTAGGACAAAAATTCGGACACCAAATCAACTTTACAGAAGGAGTAGTAGGCGCTGCGGCTATTGATGCCACAGGAGAACCTTATCCAGATTCAACCCACGAAGTAGCTGCGGCCTCAGATGCGGTACTTTTTGGAGCTATCGGAGATCCTAAATATGACAATGATCCTAAAGCAAAGGTACGTCCTGAGCAAGGTTTATTGTTGATGCGCCAGAAATTGGGCTTGTTTGCCAATGTAAGGCCTACGTTTACTTTTCCTTCTTTGGTACATAAATCTCCCTTGAAACTGGAGCGTGTCGAAGGCGTTGACTTTGTCTTCTTCAGAGAGCTTACCGGCGGAGTTTATTTTGGCGAACCAAGAGGTAGAAACGAGCAAGGAACCAAGGCTTTTGATACTAACATGTACAGCAAGGAAGAGATTACCCGTCTTGCTAGAATGGGTTTCGAAGCTGCGCAAAAAAGAAGAAAACTCCTGACTTGCGTAGACAAAGCCAATGTGATGGCGACTTCCAGACTTTGGAGAGAAACCGTTCAGGAATTGGCCCCGGAATATCCAGATGTGAAAGTAGAATATGAATTTGTAGATGCGGTAGCCATGCGTTTGATTCAGTGGCCAAAAGCCTACGATGTCTTGATTACTGAAAACTTGTTCGGAGATATCTTGACAGATGAGGCTTCTGTAATTTCAGGTTCTATGGGCTTGATGCCATCTGCTTCCTTGGGTACTTCCATCAAATTGTTTGAGCCAATTCACGGTTCTTATCCACAAGCTGCTGGAAAAGACATTGCCAATCCTTTAGCTACAGTGCTTTCTGCAGCAATGATGTTCGAGTATGCGTTTGACCTGAAAGAAGAAGCCCAGGCGATTTCTGATGTAGTGAACCTGTCGCTTTCAGAGGGATACGCAACCGAAGATATCGCTGATGGAGGGCCGTCCTACAAAACTTCTGAAGTGGGTGACTGGCTTGCTGCGAAGATTTTGGCTTAA
- a CDS encoding alpha-isopropylmalate synthase regulatory domain-containing protein, translating to MTAGKRIEIMDTTLRDGEQTSSVSFLPSEKLQIAKLLLDELKVDRIEVASARVSEGELEGVQKITQWAAEKGYLDRVEVLGFVDTPASVDWLTKAGAKVMNLLTKGSLNHLTHQLKKTKEEHFSDIQRSISYAQEKGIDVNVYLEDWSNGMRNSLEYTLELIAFLTTLPIKRIMLPDTLGLLSPEETKKFFLQISGKFPEAHFDFHAHNDYDLSVANVMEAIMYGASGIHTTVNGLGERAGNAPLESVIAVIKDFTDLQINVQEQKIYRVSKLVEQFSGQHIPANKPVVGENVFTQTAGIHADGDNKKNLYFNDLLPERFGRQRKYALGKTSGKANILKNLEELGISLEKDELTKVTQRIIELGDKKERVTTEDLPYIISDVLQNNSISKDIHIEGYHMTHSQGLKPSVQLRLNIYGKSYDATATGDGQYDSFMKAVKKIYKTRKRQLPKLIDYHVSIPPGGKTDAFVETVVTWDYGKIFKTKGLDPDQTVAAMMATEKMLNIVESFNQTPTKEESKFYGNEYRTIAG from the coding sequence ATGACCGCAGGGAAGCGCATTGAAATAATGGATACTACGCTGAGGGATGGAGAACAGACCTCCAGCGTATCCTTTTTACCTTCAGAAAAACTCCAAATAGCCAAACTATTACTGGATGAGTTGAAGGTAGATCGTATCGAAGTGGCTTCAGCGAGAGTGTCTGAAGGAGAGCTAGAGGGAGTACAGAAAATCACCCAATGGGCTGCAGAAAAAGGCTATCTGGATAGAGTGGAGGTCTTGGGATTTGTAGACACTCCCGCTTCAGTGGATTGGCTGACCAAAGCCGGGGCAAAAGTCATGAATCTATTGACTAAGGGCTCGCTCAATCACCTAACCCATCAACTCAAAAAGACCAAGGAGGAGCACTTTTCGGATATTCAGAGGAGTATTTCTTATGCCCAGGAAAAAGGAATTGATGTAAATGTATACCTGGAAGACTGGTCAAACGGTATGCGCAATTCTCTGGAATATACCCTAGAGTTGATCGCCTTTTTGACTACGTTACCAATTAAGCGAATCATGCTTCCAGACACGCTGGGATTGCTTTCTCCGGAGGAGACTAAAAAGTTTTTCCTTCAGATTTCTGGTAAGTTCCCAGAAGCTCATTTCGATTTTCACGCCCATAATGATTACGATCTATCGGTGGCTAACGTCATGGAAGCGATCATGTATGGCGCCTCCGGGATCCATACTACAGTCAATGGCCTGGGAGAAAGAGCCGGAAACGCACCACTGGAATCTGTGATCGCAGTGATCAAAGACTTTACCGATCTGCAGATTAACGTGCAGGAGCAGAAGATCTACAGGGTGAGTAAGCTTGTAGAGCAGTTTTCTGGTCAGCACATTCCAGCTAATAAACCAGTGGTGGGCGAAAATGTCTTCACCCAGACCGCAGGGATTCATGCTGATGGTGATAATAAGAAGAACCTATACTTCAATGACTTGCTGCCAGAGCGATTTGGTCGCCAACGAAAATATGCACTAGGTAAAACTTCTGGTAAAGCCAATATCCTAAAGAATCTGGAAGAATTAGGGATTTCTTTGGAAAAGGATGAGCTGACCAAAGTAACTCAGCGTATCATCGAACTCGGTGATAAAAAAGAGCGAGTGACTACGGAAGATCTGCCGTACATCATTTCCGATGTATTGCAGAATAATTCTATTTCCAAAGACATTCACATTGAAGGGTATCACATGACCCATTCCCAGGGCCTAAAGCCGTCAGTACAGTTGCGACTGAATATTTATGGGAAATCCTATGATGCCACCGCTACAGGTGATGGACAGTACGATTCCTTTATGAAGGCAGTCAAGAAAATCTATAAAACCAGAAAAAGACAGCTTCCAAAGTTGATAGATTATCATGTTTCTATTCCCCCGGGAGGAAAAACTGATGCCTTTGTGGAAACTGTAGTGACCTGGGATTATGGGAAGATATTTAAAACAAAGGGGCTAGACCCCGATCAAACAGTGGCTGCGATGATGGCCACAGAGAAAATGCTGAACATCGTCGAATCTTTTAATCAAACCCCAACGAAAGAAGAATCCAAATTTTATGGAAATGAATATCGCACTATTGCCGGGTGA
- the leuD gene encoding 3-isopropylmalate dehydratase small subunit: MAYDKFTVLTSTAVPLPTDNVDTDQIIPARFLKATEREGFGDNLFRDWRYDVEGNPKKDFVLNDPTYSGKILVAGRNFGSGSSREHAVWAIYDYGFRCVVSSFFADIFKNNCLNIGVLPVTVTPEFADKLLDTITSNPDATITVDIPNQKITLDSTGESESFDINEYKKANMQNGFDDIDYLLNMSDEIDAFAANK; encoded by the coding sequence ATGGCTTACGATAAATTTACTGTTCTCACAAGCACTGCGGTTCCTTTACCGACAGACAATGTGGATACAGACCAAATCATACCCGCTCGTTTCCTGAAGGCTACAGAGCGTGAAGGGTTTGGAGATAATCTTTTCCGTGACTGGAGGTATGATGTAGAAGGTAATCCTAAAAAGGATTTTGTACTCAATGACCCAACTTACAGTGGTAAAATCTTGGTGGCTGGAAGGAATTTTGGCTCTGGTTCCAGTAGAGAACATGCGGTTTGGGCGATCTACGATTACGGATTCCGTTGTGTGGTTTCCAGTTTCTTTGCAGATATTTTCAAGAATAACTGCCTCAACATCGGTGTGCTACCGGTAACGGTTACTCCGGAATTTGCGGATAAATTGCTGGATACTATCACTTCCAATCCTGATGCCACCATTACAGTTGATATTCCTAACCAAAAGATCACACTGGATTCCACTGGAGAATCTGAATCTTTTGACATCAATGAATACAAAAAAGCAAACATGCAAAATGGCTTCGATGACATCGACTATCTGTTGAACATGTCGGACGAAATAGATGCATTTGCAGCGAATAAATAA
- the leuC gene encoding 3-isopropylmalate dehydratase large subunit, giving the protein MEKTTLFDKIWDSHVVKSVPSGPDVFFIDKHFIHEVTSPVAFLNLEKRGIGVKNPSRTVATPDHNVPTVDQDKTIKDKLSRMQVERLRENCAKYGIELHDLGSAHHGIVHVIGPELGITQPGMTIVCGDSHTSTHGAFGAIAFGIGTSEVEMVLATQCIMQSKPKKMRITIDGVAGPGVTSKDLILYVISQISAAGATGYFVEYAGSAIQSLSMEARMTVCNMSIEMGARGGLIAPDETTFEYLKGKQYAPAGEEWDQAVAYWKTLKTDEGAVFDKEYHFDAADIEPMITYGTNPGMGIKVKGNIPTTAGMEGSNKASYLKSLAYMGFEPGEAIKGKKVDFVFVGSCTNGRIEDIRSVASFVKGHKKADNITAWIVPGSREVEKMAHEEGLVKILEEAGFELRQPGCSACLAMNDDKIPSGKYAVSTSNRNFEGRQGPGARTMLASPLTVAAVAIAGEICDPREVFQN; this is encoded by the coding sequence ATGGAAAAGACAACATTATTCGATAAAATCTGGGATTCCCATGTGGTAAAATCTGTTCCTTCAGGCCCAGATGTTTTCTTCATTGATAAGCATTTTATCCATGAAGTTACTTCCCCAGTCGCCTTTCTTAACTTGGAAAAGCGTGGCATAGGTGTAAAAAACCCAAGCAGAACTGTGGCTACTCCTGATCACAATGTGCCTACCGTAGACCAGGACAAAACGATCAAGGATAAGCTCTCCAGAATGCAGGTAGAACGACTTCGTGAAAACTGTGCCAAGTATGGCATAGAGCTTCATGATTTGGGATCGGCTCACCACGGGATTGTCCACGTGATCGGTCCAGAGCTTGGCATCACCCAGCCTGGCATGACTATAGTGTGTGGCGATAGCCATACGTCCACACACGGAGCTTTTGGAGCCATTGCATTTGGAATCGGTACTTCTGAGGTGGAAATGGTTTTGGCTACGCAATGTATCATGCAGTCCAAGCCAAAGAAAATGCGAATCACCATTGATGGAGTAGCAGGGCCAGGAGTGACTTCAAAGGATTTGATCCTATACGTAATATCCCAAATTTCAGCAGCAGGAGCGACTGGCTACTTTGTAGAATATGCTGGATCTGCAATCCAAAGCCTTTCCATGGAAGCCAGAATGACCGTGTGTAACATGTCCATTGAGATGGGAGCACGTGGTGGTTTGATCGCTCCGGATGAGACTACTTTTGAATACTTAAAGGGCAAACAGTACGCACCAGCAGGAGAGGAGTGGGACCAAGCCGTAGCATATTGGAAGACACTGAAAACTGACGAAGGTGCTGTTTTTGATAAGGAGTATCACTTCGATGCAGCGGATATCGAGCCTATGATTACTTACGGTACCAATCCAGGTATGGGGATCAAGGTAAAAGGAAATATTCCAACTACTGCCGGCATGGAAGGAAGCAACAAAGCTTCATACCTAAAGTCTTTGGCTTACATGGGCTTTGAACCAGGAGAAGCGATTAAGGGAAAGAAGGTTGACTTCGTTTTCGTGGGGTCTTGTACCAATGGTAGAATCGAAGATATCCGCTCCGTAGCCTCATTTGTAAAAGGCCATAAAAAAGCGGACAATATCACAGCTTGGATTGTGCCGGGTTCTCGTGAAGTAGAAAAAATGGCACATGAGGAAGGCTTGGTCAAGATTCTAGAAGAAGCAGGATTTGAGCTTCGACAGCCAGGCTGCTCAGCATGTCTTGCGATGAACGATGATAAGATTCCTTCCGGAAAATATGCGGTTTCCACTTCCAACCGAAACTTTGAAGGTCGTCAGGGGCCTGGGGCAAGAACTATGCTCGCTTCTCCTTTGACAGTAGCAGCAGTAGCCATTGCAGGCGAAATTTGTGACCCTAGAGAAGTGTTTCAAAATTAA